The following are encoded in a window of Ranitomeya variabilis isolate aRanVar5 chromosome 8, aRanVar5.hap1, whole genome shotgun sequence genomic DNA:
- the ARPC5 gene encoding actin-related protein 2/3 complex subunit 5: MAKNTDSARFRRVDVDEYDENKFVDEEEAGEGQQGPDEVEVDGAIRGGNMMGALQAALKNPPINTKNQSAKDRAESLVLKVLISFKSNEIEKAVQSLDKNSVDLLMKYIYKGFESPSDNSSAVLLQWHEKALAVGGVGSIVRVLTARKTV, translated from the exons ATGGCGAAGAACACGGATTCCGCCCGCTTCCGCAGGGTGGATGTGGACGAGTACGATGAGAACAAGTTCGTGGACGAGGAGGAGGCGGGAGAAGGGCAGCAAGGACCGGACGAGGTAGAGGTGGACGGCGCCATCCGGGG AGGGAACATGATGGGCGCTCTGCAGGCTGCGCTGAAGAATCCACCAATTAATACAAAGAATCAATCGGCTAAG GATCGGGCAGAGAGTCTGGTGCTGAAAGTTCTCATCTCCTTTAAATCCAACGAGATAGAGAAGGCCGTTCAGTCTCTGGATAAGAACAGCGTGGACCTGCTAATGAAATACATCTATAAAGGCTTCGAGAGCCCGTCCGACAACAGCAGTGCTGTGCTATTGCAGTGGCATGAGAAG GCTTTGGCAGTAGGTGGCGTGGGCTCTATAGTCCGGGTACTGACTGCCAGGAAGACCGTCTGA